The following DNA comes from Geobacter sp..
CACGATCGAGGGGAAAGGCTGCAGTGTCGCCTATGCCGCCTACGGCTACCACGGCTGCGAAGTGCTGATCGACGGGGCGTATCGCTGGCAGTCCTATACCCCCTACCTGCAGGGGTGGGCAAAGATGCGGCTGGAGGAGCATGCGCGTACGGCCTGGGAGCAGGGGATCAAGGCAACGGTCTTCAATGCCCCGGAGATTCTCACCAATTCCAGCGCGCTCTTTCTCGGGGTGGAGATCTCTCTCTATCCGCTTTTGGCTGCCCTGGAAAAGGAAGGGGGCGGAGCGGTGGCAACAAGCGTCCGGTCGGAATGCACCCGGCTCCTGGCAGAAGGCGCAACCATTGAAACCATGCTGGCGCGGGCCAACGACTATCTTGCCTCGTCGGTCATGGCGGACTTTGCCGGTCTTGCGCAATGGCCGCACCACAGCACCAGGGAGCAGATGGAGCTGATGCTGTCCCGTTCAGCGGAACTGCTTGCCATGAACGCCAATCCCAAGGAGATCGTCTGCGGTGCCCTTTCCGGCGCGGTATTCCGTGGCGTGGGACGGTTGATGCTCGATGCCTCTTGGGAGCCTTCAGCCCCGGTCTGGTGGCTCAATCACGATATTATTGCCAAGAGGCTCTGCAAGTAGAGTCTGCGGCCGTTTCTCTTTCGGCACCGTCCAAGTCGGCCGGTGCCGTTTTCATGCCATGGAATATGCATAAAAAAAGCCCCGGCTGCGATTGCCGGGGCTTTTTCGTATCAGCTCAGTGAACTACTGTTCAGGCTTTTTCTATTTTGACATTGACCAGGTTGGTGCTCCGTTTGAGGAGGGCACTGGCGTTCAGCCCGCTGAAGTGATAGGGCGCGAACAGCAGGCCGGGCTGCAGCTTGCTGCTGACCTTGGCAGCCGCAGTGGTGCTTCCCGCAGCAGAGGTGACCCTGACGGTCGCGCCGTCGGCAATGCCGAGACGGGCGGCGTCTTCGGCAGCGATCTCCAGGTATCCGGCCGCGGAGACGCTGAGGTTGTTTTCCGAAGCGGTTGACATGGTGCCGTTATGGAAGCCGATGGCACCGATGGTTATGAAGAGCGGGTACTGGCTGTCCGTGACAGCAGAGCCGGAAACAGCCGGCAGGGGGGCGAAGGTGAAGCGATCCGGCGGAGCCGGGAGGTTCTTGACCAGGCCGCTGCAACGTCCTTCGGCCACGCTGCAGTTGCCGGTGTAGAAGCCGGTGACTTCCTTCAGTTCGATGGTGACTTCAGCCACTGTGCGGGCATGCTGCATTCCGGTGAGCCGGCTCAGGAGTTCGCCGATGATGTCCCAGTCCTCGCGGGCCTCTCCTGGAGGGGTGACGGCCCGTGTCAGGCACTGGACCCGGTTGTCCGGCGTGGTGAATGAGCCGTTCTTCTCGGCTGCTGCCGCACCGGGGAAGACCACATGGGCCATTGCCGTCAGGTCGGAAGCAAGGATGTCCTGAACGATGAGAAGGTCGAGCTTGGCCAGTGCCGCCCTGATCCTGGCGTTCTCCGGGAAGGAGACCAACGGGTTGCTGCCCAGGACATAGAGTGCCTTGATGGAGCCCTTTTCTATAGCGTCAATGATCTGCCAGAGATCCTTGCCCGGTTTGACTGCGGCCTTGTAGCCGGGGAGGAAATCGGGAGAGACGCCCATGTCGAGCATCCCCTGGATGTTGTTCTTCTGCTCGACCGGGAAGAGACCGCCCTGGGCAGCTGCGGGCAGGCCGAGGAGCAGGGAGAGGCTGGCAATCGCTTCCACGGTTGCTGCTGCATTGGCGCCGCGGATGACGTCGGCGCCGAAGACGACGGCAACATCAGCCTTGCCCCCGAGCAGGCGGGCTGCATCGGTCAGTGCTGCTTCGGTGACGCCGGCTGCCGTTGCCAGATCGGCCAGGTTGAGGCTGGCAAGGGACGCCAGCAGGGCATCGGAACCGCTGGTGCGGCTGGCGATGAACTCCTTGCTTTCGAGACCGGCGGCAACGATTGCCTTCATGAGGCCGATGACCAGGGCCAGTTCGGCACCGGGACGGTACTTGAGGTGGCTGTTGGCGAACTTCTTCAGCTTGACGTCGCGCAGATTGGCCAGTACCAGTTTGGCGTCGTTCTTGGTCGCAGCCTTGATGACCCGGTATTCCATGCCGGTCGATTCGGCATTCAGGTCGCAGCCGAGAACCAGCACGGCCTGGGCCTTGTCGAGACGGTCAATGGCGGTGCCGGCGCCGGCACTGCCGAGGCGCTCCCAGAGGGCGAGTTTTGCCTGGGCAAAACCGAACCGTGCCTCGGAATCGATGTTGGCGCTGCCGAGACCTTCGCGAAGGAGCTTCTGGAACAGGTAGCTCTCCTCGTTGGTGACCCGGGGGGAACCGATGCCGGCAACGGCATCCGAGCCGCTGGCAGCGACGATCTCTTTCAGCTTGGCCGTAGCAAACTCCATGGCCTTGTTCCAGTCGGTCTTCGACTGGTTGACCATGGGAACGGTGAGCCGCTGGGCCGCATTCAGGTAGGCATAGCCGAAACGGCCGTTGATGCAGATGTTGCCGCTGTTGTAGGTTGAATCGTCGCTGGTAACCCGCTCGACGCGGTTGTTGCGCGAGTGGTATTCGATCTGGCAGCCGGTAGAGCAGAAACCGCACACGCTCTTGGTGACGGAGAAGGTCCAGGGACGGCCGCGGAACTTGAAGGGCTTGCTGATCAGCGTGCCGGTGGGGCAGACGCCGACGCAGTTGCCGCAGAATTCGCAGTTGAGCGGTTTGCCGTCGATGGTATCGATGATGGTGTTGTCGCCGTGGTTCACGACCCTGATGGCGTCGCAGCCAACGACTTCATGGTCCACCTTGACACATTTTTCGCAGAGGATGCAGCGGTTGGGGTCGCTCTCGATAAGGGGCCAGTCGTAGCGAATCTTGTGGCGTTCAAGATTGGCCGAATATCCCGGTTTGTTCGCCTCCAGGCCGTAGGTGGCATTCTGCAGGTCGCACTCTCCGGCGGCATCGCAGACCGGGCAGTCCAGAGGGTGATTCACCAGCATCAGCTCCATGATCTTGCGGCGGATCTCGATCAGTCGCTCGGACTGGGTGGTGACTTTGATGCCCGCCTTGACCGGGGTGTTGCAGGCGGTCATGGTGCGGTCAACCCCTTCGATCTCGACTGCACAGACACGGCAGGCGCCGGTTGGAGAAACTTTCTCCAGCCAGCAGAGAGTGGGGATGGTTATCCCGAGCTGGCGGGCAGCCTCCAGAATGGTGGAGCCCTTCGGTACCGTGACATCTCTGCCGTCGATCGTTAATGTGACCATATTGTCTTGCTCCTGAGAAGAGAGAGATTCCCTGGTAGTGGCGAACCGAAGCTCACGCTAGATATATCTCCGTATGCACGGTAGCGTCGCGCCAGTAGCGCATTCGCGCCGAAAATGTACAGGTGCGCCGGAGGAGGCGCACCTTCGCGAACTAGATGGCAATCATTGCCATACGGTAACACCGCAGACAGCGCTCTGCCTCCGTAACCGCCTGGGTGTCCTTGAAGCCGAGTTCCACTTCGGAGTAATTTCCCTTACTGGCCCTCTCCTTGCCATGAACCTCTGCCTGATGGGCACGACTGGACGAATCGAGCCAGGGAACCTGTTCGTTCTTGTCGTAAACCGGCAGGTAGGTGAGGATGTCCTCGATGAGATCTTCGTCGGTGAGGTATGCCTTTCCTTCTTCAAGCCAGCGCTGGATGACGTGTGCGGCGCGATGGGCGTTACCGACGCAGGCGACAACGGTCAACGGGCCAATCTCGGCATCGCCGCCGGCGAAAACGCCGTCCATGTCGGTAATCAGGATACGGGACAGCGGGTTGCCCATGCCGTCAACGAGCCCTTTGCCATCGGCTCCTTTGAGCGGGACGTACTTGGTGACCACCGTGTTCCACTTGGTAATGTCGATGCCGAGGTCGGGCGGGATGAAGGAGAGGTCGGGGTCCTGGCCGATGGCCGGGATCACCGTGTCGCACTCGACCACGAATTCGCTGCCGGCAACCGGCTCGGGACGACGGCGGCCCGAGGCATCCGGCTCGCCCATTGCCATCCGGACGCATTCCACGCCGGTGACCTGATCGTTCGCATCCACCAGGATCTTGGTGGGGAGGACCTGGAACTCGAAACGGACCCCTTCTTCGTCGGCGCCGTCAACTTCCCAGACGTCGGCCGGCATTTCCTTGCGGGAGCGGCGATAGAGAAGGGTCGACTCTTCGGCACCTTCGCGCAGGGCGACGCGGACGCAGTCGATGGCGGTGTTGCCGCCGCCGACAACGCAGACCTTTTTCCCCATGCCGGTGGGTGCGCCCATGTAGGCATCACGGAGGAAGTCGATCCCGCCGCGGAGGAAGCCTTTGTATCCCTTGTCTTCGCCTTCGACGCCCATCGGCTTGGAACGGTGCGCGCCAGGGGCGAGGAAAACCGCCTCATGCTTCTGCTTGAGCTCCGCCAGGGAGATGTCTTTGCCGATGCGGACCCCGTACTTGATCTCCACGCCCATGCTGGCAATGATGTCGATGTCCCGCTGCAGGATATGACGCGGCATCCGGTAGGGCGGGATGCCGACGGCGATCATGCCGCCACCGAAGCCTTCGGGCAGCGCCTCGTAAATGGTGCAGGGATAGCCTTCCAGGGCCAGGTAGTAGGCTGCTGCCAGACCGGCAGGGCCGGCGCCGACAATGCCGACGGATTTGCTCTTCCTGGGCTTGGGCTGCATGGGAGGTGTGAAGTTGTGCTGCCACTCGTAGTCCGATGCGGTCCGCTTCAGGACCATGATGCTGATCGGTTCATCCACCTGCTTGCGGCGGCAGGCCGTTTCGCAGGGGTGCGGACAGACGCGCCCGCAGACAGAGGGGAGCGGCATGTTCTCACGGATGATTTCCAGCGACTCCTCGTATCGGTATTCCTTGATCGCCTCGATGTAGGCGGGAATGTCGATATGGGCCGGACACTTGTCCTGGCAGGGGGCCGTGTACTTGTGCACGTAACGGTGCTTCTCCGCAGGGGTGCGGGAGCCACCGACGTATGCGAGAAAATCGTTGCGGAAATGTTTGACCGCATCGAATATCGGGATTGTCGAGGTGGGGCAGAGCGTGCATTTGCAGTTTTTGAGGAGCTCGGCCAGGTCTTCGATGACCGCCAGGTCGCTTTCCTTGGCGGTTCCCGCGACAAAGGCCGCCAGGGTGTCCATCAGAACCTTGGTGCCTTTCTTGCCCGGGGTGCACTTGCCGCAGACGTACATGGTCTGGACCCGTCGCATGTAGTCGGCTGCCATGGCGGGAACATCCACATCCTTGTCGTACAGGATGATTCCGTCCCAACCCATGAAGGCAGCCAGTGCCCTTTCTCCGTCAAAGGTGGTGGGCAGGCGGAACGTCGTATCCTTCAGTTCCCCGCCTGCGCGGTTGTCAATGATGTTTCGCCCCCAGCTGGAAAAGACCACCTGTGCCACGTGCGCCTCCAGAAAAACCGTTCGGCAGTTGCCCGTAAAAGTAGTTAACTCGTTGCATTTATACGGTAAAATACCGTGCTGCCTGTGTATACAGTATGCAAGTATTAGCACACTAAATGAGCTCAAATCAAGTGAAAAAAATAACCCATTGGAATTTGTTCAGAATTGTCAGCGCGCGACTGTTCTGTTATACCGGGAAAGAGGGAGCGCAGAAGGCCTGACGGTGCAGGTGCTTCTAGGCTACCCTACTGAGTCGAAAGAGGAGGAAATCAAATGGAGAGGTTAGAGGAATTTCGTGAGGCGTTTGCGCTTTTGTTCGAGATCAATATGGGAGTGAAACCGGGTGAGCGGATCGTGGTCTTCGGCGATCGTGCGCGGGAGGACGAACATCTTGCCGAGGCCGAGGCGGACCGGCGAAAGAGGCTCACGGAGACTGCAGAGGCATTGGGAGCTTTTGCTGCGGAGCGATTCGGCACGGCCGAGTTCGTCTGCTTTCCCGCAACCCCTTCATCGGGGGCCGAACCGCCGGTCGCACTCTGGAGAGCGGTTCTGGGGGAGTCGAACGTGGCGCGTCTGGAAGCGGGCGGCATCCTGACCAGGCTTTTGGAGAAGAATGCGGATGGGGATGATCTGGAAAAGGCCCGTAAAATCGTGGTGGATGGCAGGGGAGAGGTTGCGGATGTGGTCGTGGCACTGGCCAACAATTCTACCAGCCACACCCGGTTCCGGGCTCTGGTCAACGCTGCCGGCGGCAGGTTCGCCAGTCTTCCCCACTTTGACCCAGAGATGTTCTTTACCTCCATGCAGGTCGACTGGCAGGCGCTTGCAGCGCGAACCGCCCGGCTTGCCGCGGTTTTGCAGGGGGTAGCGTCGCTTCGGCTTGTCACTCGAAACGGTACGCGGATGACCTTTGGCTGCGCCGGTCGATGTGCTGCCGGAGACGACGGACTGTTGACCGGACCTGGCAGTTTTGGCAATCTCCCTGCCGGAGAGGTCTACCTTGCGCCCCTTGAGGGGACCAGCGAAGGGGAGCTGGTGCTGGAATACGCTCCCACCAGGAAACTGGCGTCGCCGGTCCGGCTCGTGGTCAGGGAGGGGCTGGTTGCGGAGATCCATGGTAGCGACCCGTATGCCGACCGGCTGCGTCAGGCAATCGTCGGGAACCCATTGGTGCGGAACGTTGCTGAACTGGGTATCGGGACCAATGATCGCGCCAGTCGTCCAGACAATATCCTTGAGGCGGAAAAGATCCTCGGAACCGTGCATGTGGCGCTGGGAGACAACTCGGGATTTGGTGGGGCCGTTCAGGTGCCGTTTCACGAGGATTATGTCTTCTATCATCCGACGCTGACTGCAGTATCGGCAGACGGAGAAGAGCGAATCGTGCTGGAAAACGGGCAGTTGACGATCTGAACTGTCGGGCATAGGGGAAAAGGCATTAAAGTATCGACCTTTTAGGGCCGATAAACGGTATATCATTCCTTGAATGGAGCCCGGACCACCATGCGCGGTCCGGGATAGCGCAGGAGGCGCTTGGAAAAGATGACAGCAGAATCTGAACAGGGCCGGGGGCTCGATTTCAGGTTGAGTGCCGACGGCAGTCGGCTGCAAGCGGTCTATACGCCTGATGGACCGGTTGTCCCCGTAGATTTTGCCTGGTTGAAGCATGCCCTGGATATCCAGCGCACCGTGACAGGGCTCTATATCTTTGAAACCGTATCGGCTGAGCTGAAAAAACTGTACAATGCCGCTACCGGCCCCTTTACCATTGATATCGGCGAGCGCAGGGACGGCGCCGTCGCCATCAGCATGGCCCCTGACCTGATGTCCGCAACCCTTGCCATTTCCCCCCCCTATGGCGGAAAACCCGTTACCGCATCGCAAGTACATGATGCTCTCCGTGAGAAGCGGATCGTCAGCGGTATTCTTGCCGACGAGATCGAGACAGCGGTGTCAGTCGGCCGCGAACTCCGTGACGTGGTCATTGCCACCGGGCGGCTGCCGGTGAACGGCGAACATGCACAGCTGGTGAGCCTGATCCCTGATGCCAGGGAACGGGAGCCGGTAGCCGATGATCAGGACATAGTCGATTACCGGAATTTCAGCGATATTGTCAGCGTGCGGGAGATGACGCCGCTCATGCGTCGCATTCCCCCCACTCTCGGCATCCCTGGCGAAGACATTCTGGGAACCCCGCTTCATGCCGAAGACGGGCAGGATCTCCAGTTTGCACCGGATCTGCAGGGTGTGGCCTCCGACCCCCAGGATAACGACCTGCTGCTAGCCTCCGTTGCCGGCATGCCGGTGCTGGTTGCCAATGGCGTGATCGTTGAGCCGGTGATCAAGGTGAAGAATGTCGATCTTTCCACCGGCAATCTCCACTTCGACGGATCGGTGGAAGTGGCCGGCGATGTCAGGGAGGGGATGGAGCTCGTGGTTGCGGGGGAAATCACCATTGGTGGTGTGGTGGAGGCGGCGAACATCGAGTGCGGCGGCGACATCTCCATCAAGGGCGGAATCATCGGCCATGGCGAGATTCGCAACCAGAACGGCGAACTCGGGCCGGAACATGCCTATGTGGTGACCGGTGGCTCCCTGTCGGTTCTTTTTGTGGAAAATGCCTGCGTGGAAGCGGCCGGAGACATCCTGGTGAAGGAACTGGCCATGCAAAGCGAATTGACGGCTGGTGGCGAGATTGCTATCGGTGAGGAGGGTTCCCGCAAGGGACATCTGATCGGAGGGGTCTGCAGGGCTGCGCGTAAGGTGCGGGCGATCGTTGTCGGGTCTCGCGCTGGGGTGCAGACCAGGATCGAGGTGGGGGTAGATCCGATGGCCAGCGAGAAACTCGAAGAGGTGAACGGCCTGCTCCTCTCCCGGGAGAAAGATCTGCAGGAGGTCGAAAAGGATCTTGCCTATTGTCGCGAGAATCCCGGCCGGGTGGACGCCGACCGTTCCCGTGAGCTGAAGGAGTCTTTCAGCTCGCTGCAGGGAGAACTGACTGAACTCGCCCAGCAGAAGAAACGCTTGCTGAAAAGGTTGGAGCCGGATGCCGAAGCGTGCGTCGAAGTTGAGCGCGACATCTATTATGGTGTGGTGGTGCGCATCGGCGACCGCCAGAGCCAGTTGGACGACGACCAGTTCGGCGGGACCTTCCGCCGCATCGAAAACGAGGTGGTATTCCTGCCCCGCACCTGACGCTTTCCCCCGCAACCGCGTCGATGACCCGCTGCCGGTCGATCGGCGCCCCCCTTTCCCGCTGTGAATCTCTGTTGCATGGTAGTTGCACGGTCTCTTTATTGGGCTCTCTTCTCCTCATTTGAAAAAACCCGTGTCGAAATGGCGAAATCAGGTGGATTTGCCAGGGTCTTTTTCACGGTGCAGAGTTCTGCCGACTTGACCAGGGCGTTATGGTATTTCTCCGGGAATTGCGGTGGGACGCGGATCTCCAAACCGACCTTTGCCAGGCGTTGCTTGCCGTCGGCGGATTCGGTGAATTCCATGGTCTGGTGAATGGTGATCTCTTCGGTGGGGATGCCCCTCTGTTCGCAGAAAGCCCCGACGTACACACCGGCGCAGGTCCCCAGGGAAGCCAGAAAGAGTTGAAAGGGAGTGGGTGCCGAGCCGGTTCCGCCCGCTTCGACCGGTTGATCGGTGACGACCTGGTACGAGTCGAATTCAGCCGAGATTTTATTGGCACCGTGCAGCCTGATGAGCATCTCCATGGAATTCCTCCTTGGTAAGGTGTGGAAAGGCAGAAATGCCTCTGTTCCTTGACGATACCATAATGGCAGATTTCCATTCCAGTGCAAGCCCGTTTGGTTGACAGGCAGAACAGCCTGTGGAAAGATGGCTGACAGGAGGGGGTATGCGGATCATCGGACTGACCGGCGGGATCGCTTCGGGCAAGAGCACGGTTGCCCGCATTCTGAAAGAAAAAGGGGCGCAGGTCATCGATGCCGACCAATTGGCCCGTGATGTGGTGGTGCCGGGGACGGATGCGCACGCAGCCATTGTTCGCGAGTTCGGCAGCGATATCCTCTGCCCGGACGGCACCATCGACAGGGGGAATCTCGGGGCGATCGTCTTTGCCGATTCCGCAGCCCGTCGGCGACTGGAAGCCATAACCCATCCCGCCATTGCCAAACTGGCCGAAGAGCGGCTCGACAGCCTGCGGAAACAGGGTGCTGCAGTGGTGTTCTACATGGCGCCGCTTCTCATCGAGGCCGGTATCACCGGGAGAGTCGACGATATCTGGGTGGTCTACGTCGACCGGGAAACCCAGCTTGCCCGGCTCATGGCACGGGATGGCAGCAACCGCCAGGATGCGTTGCGGAAAATAGAGAGCCAGATGCCCATGGAGGAAAAACGGGGTTACGGTAGGGAGGTCATCGACAATCGGGGAAGTCTGGAGGAGACGACACGGCAGGTTTTCGAGGCCTGGGAGAGGTTGGGGAGTTAGAGGGTCGGGCCGCTCTCCCTCCACCCCTCTGAGCTGCTATTTGTGGTAGCCGAGCTTTGAGGAAATCTCTTCGGCAGCCCGTTTGACCAGGGGGACCAGTTCCTTGTCGACCCGTTCCTCGGTGAAGCGCATGGAAGGCCCCGAGATGCTGACTGCCCCGATGATCCTGCGGGTATAGTCGCGGATCGGCGCGCCGACACAGCGGACGCCATTGTCCAGTTCCTCGTTGTCCACCGCATACCCCATCTCGGCCACCTGTACAAGGTGCTTTTTGAATTCGTCCTTGTCGGTAATGGTGTTGGCGGTGTAGCGTTTAAGCTCTTTGGTCGGCAGGTAGTTGTCCAGCTCTTCGTCGGTCATATAGGCAAGCTGTACCTTGCCTGCGGCCGTACAGTACGCGGGCAGCCGGGAACCGACCCTGGGTACGACCCGCACCGTCAGGTCGGTCTCCACCGCATCGAGATAGACGATGTGGAAGTCTTTGAGGATCGCCACGTAGGTAGTTTCGTTGCACTCCCGGACCAGTGCTTCCAGGACGGGGCGGGACTGCCGCAACAGCCCCATTTGCTTGATGAATGTCTGCCCCAGTTCCAGGGTCTTGAGCCCGAGACGGTAGTTTTCCGTCACCCTGTTCTGCTCGATATACCCTCTCGATTCCAGGGTGGCAAGCAGCCTGAATACGTTGTTTTTGTGTAATTTGAGACGCTTGCTGAGCTCAGTCACCCCAAGTTCGTCGACATCGTCATGAAACTGCTCAAGTAGGTCAAGGGCGTGATCTACCGCCTGAATGATGTATTCGGCCTTATCCTTTTTTGCCATGTGCGTCACCTGTCTCGAAAAAATTCTCAAACCCCAAATTAATAGGGAGAAAACCGTTGATTGTCAAGCTAAAAACCTGCCTGGGATGCTTCGCGGGCTGTATCGTCCCAGTTGTTTTAATTTTTTTCGACACTCCTTTGGAGTGCTTATCGGTTTGAGCCGAAATTGGTTGAAAACTAAGGCATAAAGTTACGAAAATACTTGTTTGAAAATATAGAATAACGTTTTATAATTGTCAAGAAAGAAAAGTGCCTGTTTTCTCTGCTGCAGCCTGCAGAAGGGGAAGCCGGGCCATGCGGAGGTATCGATGCTGAATTTCCCCAAACAGATTCTGGTGGCCATCGATGGTTCACCACTGTCGGACAAGGCTGCCGAAGAGGCGGTCAGAATGGCCTCGGCCAACCAGGGCACCTACAAGAGCAGGATCGTTGCGCTGCTGGTGCTTCCCAATGCGCCCCGCAACACCTTTACGGATTTCGTGCCGGCACCGCCGATCACCGAGACCGACCAGTGGGAGGAGTTGCGGCAGCGGATCTTTTACGTCATCGAGAAGAACGCCACCGATGCCGGCATCCCCCTGGAGATGAAGGTTGCCTACGGAGACCCCGCGGATGAGCTGTTGGAGGTTGCCGAACGTGAAAACATCGACGTTATCGTCATCGGCAGTTCCGGCAAGGGCTTTCTGAAACGGCGGGTCTTGGGGAGCGT
Coding sequences within:
- a CDS encoding dephospho-CoA kinase; the protein is MRIIGLTGGIASGKSTVARILKEKGAQVIDADQLARDVVVPGTDAHAAIVREFGSDILCPDGTIDRGNLGAIVFADSAARRRLEAITHPAIAKLAEERLDSLRKQGAAVVFYMAPLLIEAGITGRVDDIWVVYVDRETQLARLMARDGSNRQDALRKIESQMPMEEKRGYGREVIDNRGSLEETTRQVFEAWERLGS
- a CDS encoding helix-turn-helix domain-containing protein, with amino-acid sequence MAKKDKAEYIIQAVDHALDLLEQFHDDVDELGVTELSKRLKLHKNNVFRLLATLESRGYIEQNRVTENYRLGLKTLELGQTFIKQMGLLRQSRPVLEALVRECNETTYVAILKDFHIVYLDAVETDLTVRVVPRVGSRLPAYCTAAGKVQLAYMTDEELDNYLPTKELKRYTANTITDKDEFKKHLVQVAEMGYAVDNEELDNGVRCVGAPIRDYTRRIIGAVSISGPSMRFTEERVDKELVPLVKRAAEEISSKLGYHK
- a CDS encoding DUF342 domain-containing protein codes for the protein MTAESEQGRGLDFRLSADGSRLQAVYTPDGPVVPVDFAWLKHALDIQRTVTGLYIFETVSAELKKLYNAATGPFTIDIGERRDGAVAISMAPDLMSATLAISPPYGGKPVTASQVHDALREKRIVSGILADEIETAVSVGRELRDVVIATGRLPVNGEHAQLVSLIPDAREREPVADDQDIVDYRNFSDIVSVREMTPLMRRIPPTLGIPGEDILGTPLHAEDGQDLQFAPDLQGVASDPQDNDLLLASVAGMPVLVANGVIVEPVIKVKNVDLSTGNLHFDGSVEVAGDVREGMELVVAGEITIGGVVEAANIECGGDISIKGGIIGHGEIRNQNGELGPEHAYVVTGGSLSVLFVENACVEAAGDILVKELAMQSELTAGGEIAIGEEGSRKGHLIGGVCRAARKVRAIVVGSRAGVQTRIEVGVDPMASEKLEEVNGLLLSREKDLQEVEKDLAYCRENPGRVDADRSRELKESFSSLQGELTELAQQKKRLLKRLEPDAEACVEVERDIYYGVVVRIGDRQSQLDDDQFGGTFRRIENEVVFLPRT
- a CDS encoding peptidase; its protein translation is MERLEEFREAFALLFEINMGVKPGERIVVFGDRAREDEHLAEAEADRRKRLTETAEALGAFAAERFGTAEFVCFPATPSSGAEPPVALWRAVLGESNVARLEAGGILTRLLEKNADGDDLEKARKIVVDGRGEVADVVVALANNSTSHTRFRALVNAAGGRFASLPHFDPEMFFTSMQVDWQALAARTARLAAVLQGVASLRLVTRNGTRMTFGCAGRCAAGDDGLLTGPGSFGNLPAGEVYLAPLEGTSEGELVLEYAPTRKLASPVRLVVREGLVAEIHGSDPYADRLRQAIVGNPLVRNVAELGIGTNDRASRPDNILEAEKILGTVHVALGDNSGFGGAVQVPFHEDYVFYHPTLTAVSADGEERIVLENGQLTI
- a CDS encoding universal stress protein, giving the protein MLNFPKQILVAIDGSPLSDKAAEEAVRMASANQGTYKSRIVALLVLPNAPRNTFTDFVPAPPITETDQWEELRQRIFYVIEKNATDAGIPLEMKVAYGDPADELLEVAERENIDVIVIGSSGKGFLKRRVLGSVSHKVVKNAKCSVYVVRG
- a CDS encoding NAD(P)-binding protein produces the protein MAQVVFSSWGRNIIDNRAGGELKDTTFRLPTTFDGERALAAFMGWDGIILYDKDVDVPAMAADYMRRVQTMYVCGKCTPGKKGTKVLMDTLAAFVAGTAKESDLAVIEDLAELLKNCKCTLCPTSTIPIFDAVKHFRNDFLAYVGGSRTPAEKHRYVHKYTAPCQDKCPAHIDIPAYIEAIKEYRYEESLEIIRENMPLPSVCGRVCPHPCETACRRKQVDEPISIMVLKRTASDYEWQHNFTPPMQPKPRKSKSVGIVGAGPAGLAAAYYLALEGYPCTIYEALPEGFGGGMIAVGIPPYRMPRHILQRDIDIIASMGVEIKYGVRIGKDISLAELKQKHEAVFLAPGAHRSKPMGVEGEDKGYKGFLRGGIDFLRDAYMGAPTGMGKKVCVVGGGNTAIDCVRVALREGAEESTLLYRRSRKEMPADVWEVDGADEEGVRFEFQVLPTKILVDANDQVTGVECVRMAMGEPDASGRRRPEPVAGSEFVVECDTVIPAIGQDPDLSFIPPDLGIDITKWNTVVTKYVPLKGADGKGLVDGMGNPLSRILITDMDGVFAGGDAEIGPLTVVACVGNAHRAAHVIQRWLEEGKAYLTDEDLIEDILTYLPVYDKNEQVPWLDSSSRAHQAEVHGKERASKGNYSEVELGFKDTQAVTEAERCLRCYRMAMIAI
- a CDS encoding molybdopterin-dependent oxidoreductase, whose amino-acid sequence is MVTLTIDGRDVTVPKGSTILEAARQLGITIPTLCWLEKVSPTGACRVCAVEIEGVDRTMTACNTPVKAGIKVTTQSERLIEIRRKIMELMLVNHPLDCPVCDAAGECDLQNATYGLEANKPGYSANLERHKIRYDWPLIESDPNRCILCEKCVKVDHEVVGCDAIRVVNHGDNTIIDTIDGKPLNCEFCGNCVGVCPTGTLISKPFKFRGRPWTFSVTKSVCGFCSTGCQIEYHSRNNRVERVTSDDSTYNSGNICINGRFGYAYLNAAQRLTVPMVNQSKTDWNKAMEFATAKLKEIVAASGSDAVAGIGSPRVTNEESYLFQKLLREGLGSANIDSEARFGFAQAKLALWERLGSAGAGTAIDRLDKAQAVLVLGCDLNAESTGMEYRVIKAATKNDAKLVLANLRDVKLKKFANSHLKYRPGAELALVIGLMKAIVAAGLESKEFIASRTSGSDALLASLASLNLADLATAAGVTEAALTDAARLLGGKADVAVVFGADVIRGANAAATVEAIASLSLLLGLPAAAQGGLFPVEQKNNIQGMLDMGVSPDFLPGYKAAVKPGKDLWQIIDAIEKGSIKALYVLGSNPLVSFPENARIRAALAKLDLLIVQDILASDLTAMAHVVFPGAAAAEKNGSFTTPDNRVQCLTRAVTPPGEAREDWDIIGELLSRLTGMQHARTVAEVTIELKEVTGFYTGNCSVAEGRCSGLVKNLPAPPDRFTFAPLPAVSGSAVTDSQYPLFITIGAIGFHNGTMSTASENNLSVSAAGYLEIAAEDAARLGIADGATVRVTSAAGSTTAAAKVSSKLQPGLLFAPYHFSGLNASALLKRSTNLVNVKIEKA
- a CDS encoding osmotically inducible protein OsmC, with the translated sequence MEMLIRLHGANKISAEFDSYQVVTDQPVEAGGTGSAPTPFQLFLASLGTCAGVYVGAFCEQRGIPTEEITIHQTMEFTESADGKQRLAKVGLEIRVPPQFPEKYHNALVKSAELCTVKKTLANPPDFAISTRVFSNEEKRAQ